The following coding sequences are from one Roseburia hominis A2-183 window:
- a CDS encoding LTA synthase family protein produces the protein MSQKKTLSKYTKYVMWGTVALIPPAAFFYLLEFYTHNPFAEVRPWAQLFNIVLFELLAGIFLCITGRLRAAYRIEGTAALVFGLANAYVVRFRTNPLVPWDILSWRTAVSVSGNYDFTPDTRMIVVTILFLALIIGLQPVKFKIGRPGFFKRCLPGVVLGAVLVMFAGTLQQENFQNEHRLYNKLFTPVFMTQVDGIPVTFVMNLAYMSIEKPQKYSVGEAKEFLKKYEEPQETEESIDAILEEEGKDASDDTSQSGADTGMPNIIVVMNESFSDLSVLGDFKTNEDYMPFLHSLQQGAENTVTGMLNVSVCGGNTADTEYEFLTGNTMAFLPQGSIPYQQYVSGERPSLASYLQSLGYETVATHPYYATGWNRDKVYPWLGFEQSIFKDQYYGARFVRDYVSDASCADKIIQLYEQKEEGRPLFVFNVTMQNHGGYDQTYTNFSPGISVDGVNSISVSQYFSLIKLSDQALEQLIDYFSGVDEQTVIVFFGDHQPSDTVAAPILAMNGMQWNALDEEQQKLRYQVPYVIWANYDIDEEQNADTSANYLGAEVLKRAGVPTDAYQNFLLTLKESYPVISAVRTVEADGSETPAKEEHGEMDIYRKLQYYFMFDWEEESGE, from the coding sequence ATGAGTCAGAAAAAAACTTTATCAAAATATACAAAGTATGTGATGTGGGGAACTGTGGCATTGATTCCTCCCGCCGCATTTTTTTATTTGCTGGAATTTTACACACACAATCCGTTTGCGGAGGTACGGCCATGGGCGCAGCTTTTTAACATTGTATTGTTTGAACTGCTCGCCGGGATTTTTTTGTGCATTACCGGACGGCTCCGGGCAGCATATCGGATCGAGGGTACCGCGGCGCTGGTATTCGGGCTTGCCAATGCCTATGTGGTGCGTTTCCGCACCAACCCGCTGGTACCGTGGGACATTCTGTCCTGGAGGACGGCGGTAAGTGTGTCCGGCAATTATGACTTTACACCGGATACGCGTATGATCGTTGTGACAATTCTGTTTCTGGCGCTGATCATTGGATTGCAGCCGGTGAAGTTTAAAATTGGCAGACCCGGATTTTTTAAGCGGTGCCTGCCGGGCGTGGTGCTTGGCGCGGTGCTTGTGATGTTTGCGGGAACCTTGCAGCAGGAGAATTTCCAGAACGAGCACAGGCTTTACAATAAGCTGTTTACACCCGTCTTTATGACACAGGTGGACGGAATACCGGTTACTTTTGTGATGAACCTTGCGTATATGTCGATTGAGAAACCGCAGAAATACAGTGTAGGCGAGGCAAAGGAATTTTTAAAAAAATACGAGGAACCGCAGGAGACGGAGGAGTCGATCGATGCAATCCTGGAGGAAGAGGGAAAAGATGCCTCGGATGACACTTCGCAGAGCGGTGCAGATACCGGGATGCCGAATATCATTGTCGTGATGAATGAGTCGTTTTCGGATCTGTCCGTGTTAGGAGATTTTAAGACCAATGAGGACTATATGCCGTTTCTGCACAGCCTGCAGCAGGGGGCGGAAAATACCGTGACCGGCATGTTGAATGTCTCGGTGTGCGGTGGAAATACCGCAGATACGGAGTATGAGTTCCTGACCGGGAATACGATGGCGTTCCTGCCGCAGGGAAGCATCCCGTATCAGCAGTATGTGAGCGGAGAACGCCCGTCGTTAGCATCCTATCTGCAGTCGCTCGGGTATGAGACGGTGGCGACCCATCCGTATTATGCCACCGGCTGGAACCGTGACAAGGTCTATCCATGGCTGGGATTTGAGCAGAGCATTTTTAAAGATCAGTATTACGGGGCACGTTTTGTCAGAGATTATGTGAGCGATGCAAGTTGTGCGGACAAAATCATCCAGCTGTATGAGCAGAAGGAGGAGGGCAGACCGCTGTTTGTCTTTAATGTGACGATGCAGAACCACGGGGGATACGACCAGACCTACACGAACTTCTCGCCGGGTATTTCGGTGGACGGAGTGAACAGCATATCGGTCAGCCAGTATTTTTCGTTGATAAAGCTGTCGGATCAGGCATTAGAGCAGCTGATCGATTATTTCTCCGGTGTGGATGAGCAGACGGTCATCGTCTTTTTCGGGGATCATCAGCCGAGCGATACGGTGGCGGCGCCGATCCTCGCCATGAACGGCATGCAGTGGAATGCGCTGGATGAGGAACAGCAAAAGCTGCGTTACCAGGTGCCGTATGTCATCTGGGCGAATTACGATATTGATGAGGAACAGAATGCGGATACCAGCGCAAATTATCTGGGAGCAGAGGTGCTAAAGCGCGCCGGGGTACCCACGGATGCCTATCAGAATTTTCTGCTGACATTAAAGGAATCGTATCCGGTGATATCGGCGGTGCGTACCGTGGAAGCGGACGGAAGTGAGACTCCGGCGAAGGAGGAGCACGGCGAGATGGATATTTACCGCAAACTTCAGTATTATTTCATGTTTGACTGGGAAGAGGAGTCTGGAGAATGA
- a CDS encoding transporter substrate-binding domain-containing protein has translation MTGRYRRVAALICFVCCVLCSTLSVTAAVADQEKRHVIKVGYIDYDGFITEEKDGTYTGYGVEYLHKIAEYTGWEYEFEYDSWDQQLKKLETGEIDMICQAQRTKEREKQYLFSDYAIGAETSVLYVSKENDIYYYNDYAAYNGMRVGMLKDSFQNQEFRDYAAEKGFSYEESIYDTQEACFGALDRGEIDAVAMGSLALKTDYKIICRFGSDPFYIMTGRQNKELLAEVNEALGQIAEAGASFQADLYQKYYGEKEAEGEVVFTREEAEYIQGSGVITVAFIASRAPLSYWNAEGNVDGITVDILDLLSERSGLTFQYVMMPQGMRTADYLSKYPDSLVAGVLSDNPDFQKEPYILTDSFYTDDVALVGRNGQEYDVDADDVSYRLAIPASYVGLEHYIQLNAPQFEICEEKNLEDCLAMVLDGKADFAAQNVSVLTPYLANPYYEELAAVPTFFMEENTGIVGLDSEEHRMLIKILNKCIGMISEKEIAQFKVDHTLATAYEPTLSDMVYKFRYPIAVIGILLLQIVAWMVAFELLRRRNYHKLEEKNEQLAVAVAQANSANEAKGQFLARMSHEIRTPINAIVGLTEIARHRSDEGGGVEECLDKIDTSSKVLLAIVNDVLDMSAIESNKIKIAQAPFSLKEVLDSISAVYGTQCEQKKIAFTVEMDEVQVEQVQGDVLRLNQVLLNLISNAYKFTPEGGSIRVTVSELPMQQEQFFYKFVVTDTGEGMSEEMQERLFLPFEQEEAETAQHHGGSGLGLSIAKNLVELMGGSISCQSKKGVGTTFTVSLPLAHAVDEKKQKAEETGEGEAEEDASESYDFGGRRILLAEDTEMNAEIVTELLELVNMHVDHAWNGEEAVERYMESAPGTYMAVLMDVQMPGMNGYEAAKAIRAQKSSRPDAGEIPIYAMTANAYTEDISAALNAGMNGHIAKPVDTAALYRLLKKSMEETG, from the coding sequence GTGACCGGAAGATACAGACGCGTGGCGGCGCTGATCTGCTTTGTTTGCTGTGTGCTGTGCAGTACCTTGAGCGTGACGGCGGCAGTGGCGGATCAGGAGAAAAGGCATGTAATCAAAGTCGGGTATATCGATTACGACGGATTTATCACTGAAGAAAAGGACGGAACCTACACGGGCTACGGTGTGGAATACCTGCACAAAATTGCAGAATATACCGGCTGGGAGTATGAATTCGAGTATGACAGCTGGGATCAGCAGTTAAAAAAACTTGAGACCGGTGAGATCGATATGATCTGCCAGGCGCAGAGAACAAAAGAGCGGGAGAAGCAGTATCTTTTTTCGGACTATGCTATCGGGGCGGAGACGAGTGTTCTGTACGTGAGTAAAGAGAACGATATTTACTACTACAATGACTATGCCGCCTATAACGGCATGCGCGTGGGAATGCTGAAGGACAGCTTCCAGAATCAGGAATTCAGGGACTATGCCGCCGAAAAGGGATTTTCCTACGAGGAGAGCATCTATGACACGCAGGAGGCATGTTTTGGTGCGCTCGATCGCGGCGAGATTGACGCGGTTGCCATGGGAAGTCTTGCACTCAAGACGGATTACAAGATCATCTGCCGCTTCGGTTCCGATCCGTTCTATATTATGACTGGGAGGCAGAACAAGGAACTGCTTGCCGAGGTAAACGAGGCGCTCGGGCAGATTGCCGAGGCTGGAGCTTCGTTTCAGGCGGATCTCTATCAGAAATATTACGGGGAGAAGGAGGCGGAGGGAGAGGTCGTCTTTACCAGAGAGGAAGCAGAATACATTCAAGGGTCAGGCGTGATTACGGTGGCGTTTATTGCTTCAAGAGCACCGTTGTCCTACTGGAACGCGGAAGGAAATGTCGACGGTATTACAGTTGACATTCTGGATCTGCTGTCAGAGCGCAGCGGTCTGACATTTCAGTATGTGATGATGCCGCAGGGAATGCGCACGGCGGACTATCTGTCCAAGTATCCGGACAGTCTGGTTGCAGGGGTGCTCTCGGACAATCCTGATTTCCAGAAGGAGCCCTATATTCTGACGGACAGCTTTTATACGGATGACGTCGCACTGGTCGGAAGAAACGGACAGGAATATGATGTGGATGCGGACGATGTTTCATACCGTCTGGCAATTCCGGCAAGCTATGTCGGGCTGGAACATTATATCCAGCTCAATGCCCCGCAGTTTGAGATCTGTGAGGAGAAGAACTTAGAAGACTGTCTGGCCATGGTTTTGGACGGAAAAGCAGATTTTGCGGCGCAGAATGTCAGCGTGCTGACGCCGTATCTGGCAAATCCCTATTATGAGGAACTTGCTGCTGTTCCGACTTTTTTTATGGAGGAAAATACGGGAATCGTCGGGTTGGACAGCGAGGAACACCGCATGCTGATAAAGATTTTGAACAAGTGCATTGGGATGATATCAGAAAAAGAGATTGCCCAGTTTAAGGTGGATCACACGCTGGCAACCGCCTATGAGCCGACACTCTCCGATATGGTGTACAAGTTCCGTTATCCGATAGCCGTGATCGGCATCCTTCTGCTGCAGATTGTCGCATGGATGGTTGCATTTGAACTTTTGAGACGCAGAAATTACCACAAGCTGGAAGAGAAAAACGAGCAGCTCGCTGTGGCGGTGGCACAGGCCAACAGTGCCAATGAGGCAAAGGGACAGTTCCTTGCGCGGATGAGCCATGAGATTCGTACGCCGATCAATGCCATTGTGGGGCTGACTGAGATCGCAAGACACCGCAGCGATGAAGGGGGAGGGGTAGAAGAGTGTCTGGATAAGATCGATACCTCATCCAAAGTGCTGCTTGCGATTGTAAATGACGTACTTGATATGTCTGCGATCGAGAGCAACAAGATTAAAATTGCGCAGGCACCGTTTTCCTTAAAAGAGGTGTTGGATTCAATTTCAGCAGTATATGGAACGCAGTGTGAGCAGAAAAAGATTGCCTTTACCGTGGAGATGGACGAGGTACAGGTGGAACAGGTCCAAGGCGATGTGCTGCGCCTCAATCAGGTATTGCTGAATCTGATTTCCAACGCCTATAAGTTTACGCCAGAGGGCGGGAGTATCCGCGTGACGGTCAGCGAACTGCCAATGCAGCAGGAACAGTTCTTCTATAAATTTGTGGTGACGGATACCGGCGAGGGAATGAGCGAGGAAATGCAGGAGCGGCTGTTCCTGCCGTTTGAGCAGGAGGAGGCCGAGACGGCACAGCATCACGGCGGAAGCGGACTCGGACTTTCTATCGCCAAGAATCTGGTGGAACTGATGGGTGGATCGATCTCCTGCCAGTCGAAGAAGGGTGTCGGAACAACCTTTACAGTATCCCTGCCGCTGGCACACGCAGTGGATGAGAAAAAGCAAAAAGCAGAAGAGACGGGGGAAGGTGAAGCAGAAGAAGATGCGTCAGAGTCTTATGATTTTGGCGGCAGACGGATTCTTCTTGCGGAAGATACCGAGATGAACGCGGAGATTGTCACGGAGCTGCTGGAGCTTGTGAACATGCATGTGGATCATGCGTGGAACGGTGAGGAAGCAGTGGAGCGGTATATGGAATCAGCACCGGGAACCTATATGGCAGTCCTGATGGATGTCCAGATGCCGGGAATGAATGGCTATGAAGCGGCGAAAGCGATCCGCGCACAGAAGAGCAGCCGCCCGGATGCCGGGGAGATACCGATCTATGCAATGACTGCAAATGCATACACCGAGGACATCAGTGCGGCGTTGAATGCGGGAATGAACGGACATATTGCAAAGCCGGTGGATACCGCCGCGTTGTATCGTCTTTTGAAGAAGAGCATGGAGGAAACGGGATGA
- a CDS encoding S-ribosylhomocysteine lyase, with product MEKIASFTIDHIKLQPGVYVSRKDHVGAEVITTFDLRMTSPNDEPVMNTAEVHTIEHLGATFLRNHKDFSDKTVYFGPMGCRTGFYLLLAGDYESKDIVPLMIEMFEFIRDFRGDVPGAAPKDCGNYLDMNLGMANYLANRYLENTLYHIDAAHLIYPE from the coding sequence ATGGAAAAAATTGCCAGCTTTACCATAGACCACATCAAATTACAGCCGGGTGTCTATGTGTCCAGAAAGGATCATGTCGGAGCGGAAGTCATCACTACCTTCGATCTTCGCATGACCTCACCGAACGACGAACCGGTCATGAACACGGCAGAAGTGCACACGATCGAGCATCTGGGTGCTACCTTCCTGCGGAATCACAAGGACTTCTCCGATAAGACCGTCTACTTTGGACCAATGGGATGCCGCACCGGCTTCTATCTTCTCCTTGCCGGGGATTACGAGTCGAAGGACATCGTTCCGTTAATGATTGAAATGTTTGAATTTATCCGGGATTTTCGGGGCGATGTACCTGGTGCCGCACCAAAGGACTGCGGAAACTATCTGGATATGAATCTTGGCATGGCGAATTATCTTGCGAATCGTTATCTGGAGAATACTCTGTATCACATTGATGCAGCGCATCTCATCTATCCGGAATAA
- a CDS encoding helix-turn-helix domain-containing protein, giving the protein MKEQSPLTPRYEVVEQLKSARKAQNVTQEVLAERVGTKKSNISRFESGRYNPSLDFLIKVADSLGKQIQIRIR; this is encoded by the coding sequence ATGAAGGAACAAAGCCCGCTTACCCCGCGCTATGAGGTCGTGGAACAGCTAAAGAGCGCGCGCAAGGCGCAGAATGTGACGCAGGAGGTGCTCGCAGAGCGCGTAGGCACCAAGAAATCCAATATATCCCGTTTTGAGAGCGGCCGTTACAATCCCAGCCTTGATTTTCTGATTAAGGTTGCCGACAGTCTTGGGAAGCAGATTCAGATCAGGATTCGTTAA
- a CDS encoding HD domain-containing protein — translation MREKICTFSGIHISPADPRPEEICIEDIAHALSLMTRANGHFPVFYSVAQHSLDCAAMAQAEGRSSREVLACLLHDASEAYLSDITRPVKGCLPEYRRIEQVLQEMIYEKYLIAPPTEREREIVKRMDDTCLYYEFEHFTGEKLFDVAPQAAVLPEYRECPMREVEKKFLALFEKLMAQTVQEDGVRTDQ, via the coding sequence ATGAGAGAGAAGATTTGCACATTTTCCGGGATACATATATCACCGGCAGATCCTAGACCGGAAGAAATCTGTATCGAGGATATTGCACATGCGCTGTCGTTAATGACACGTGCCAACGGGCATTTTCCGGTATTTTATTCTGTTGCGCAGCATAGCCTGGACTGTGCTGCAATGGCGCAGGCCGAAGGGCGCAGCAGCAGGGAGGTTCTGGCGTGTCTGCTGCACGATGCGAGCGAGGCATATCTGTCGGATATCACCAGACCGGTGAAGGGCTGTCTGCCCGAATACCGCAGGATTGAGCAGGTGCTTCAGGAGATGATCTATGAAAAATACCTGATTGCGCCGCCGACGGAGCGGGAGCGCGAGATTGTAAAGCGCATGGATGATACCTGCCTGTATTATGAATTTGAACATTTCACGGGAGAAAAATTATTCGATGTGGCGCCGCAGGCGGCGGTGCTGCCGGAATACCGGGAGTGTCCGATGCGGGAAGTGGAAAAAAAGTTCCTGGCACTGTTTGAGAAACTGATGGCGCAAACAGTGCAGGAAGATGGCGTGCGTACGGATCAGTAG
- a CDS encoding 5'-methylthioadenosine/S-adenosylhomocysteine nucleosidase — translation MPNYDFKKQPVLLIQGAMDTETEYLIGQLDEPEEITCGNWKFYTGFLGKHAEPVVISRTYQGMVNAAAATAIAMTQFCLWAVINLGIGGGHDARFHRGDIVVGERVVPMGAMIRKYAPEGAGIDECDFEPLPIEIFDKTLGQTRKVLDFPCDERLGDAAMKVQTDVYVGRGVIGSADEWNNQLDRIALLRERYKTAVEDMESAAPAELCLAYGIPFLGIRIISNSIVTGESFEEAVGVDVQKFAVSFVERLHGMREEQE, via the coding sequence ATGCCAAATTACGATTTCAAAAAACAGCCGGTGCTTCTGATTCAGGGAGCGATGGACACGGAGACGGAGTATCTGATCGGACAGCTTGACGAACCGGAGGAGATAACCTGCGGCAACTGGAAATTCTATACGGGATTCTTGGGGAAGCACGCGGAGCCGGTCGTTATCTCGCGCACCTATCAGGGGATGGTGAATGCGGCGGCGGCAACCGCCATTGCCATGACACAGTTCTGCCTGTGGGCGGTGATTAACCTGGGGATTGGCGGAGGTCATGATGCGCGATTCCATCGGGGAGACATCGTGGTGGGGGAGCGCGTGGTTCCGATGGGAGCCATGATCCGGAAATACGCGCCCGAGGGAGCCGGAATCGATGAGTGTGATTTTGAGCCGCTGCCGATTGAAATTTTCGATAAAACACTTGGACAGACAAGGAAAGTACTCGATTTCCCGTGTGATGAGAGGCTTGGGGATGCGGCGATGAAGGTACAGACGGATGTTTATGTGGGCAGAGGAGTGATCGGCTCGGCGGATGAGTGGAACAACCAGCTGGACCGGATCGCACTGCTAAGAGAGCGGTATAAGACTGCGGTAGAAGATATGGAATCCGCAGCTCCGGCAGAGCTTTGCCTGGCGTATGGCATACCGTTTCTGGGAATCCGCATTATCTCCAACTCGATCGTTACGGGAGAGAGCTTTGAGGAAGCGGTAGGCGTGGATGTGCAGAAATTTGCGGTATCCTTTGTGGAGCGGCTGCATGGTATGAGGGAGGAACAAGAGTGA
- a CDS encoding bacteriohemerythrin, whose protein sequence is MFQFTDDCLIGIKELDDEHRRLFSLINQAMDVLNHTDSNDRCTQITHLLEELTRYADTHFAHEEAYMEQIRDPELIRQRMQHSLFRDKIRDFSFADIDDPGKQQQVVTDLLNFLAKWLYHHILGSDIMIGKLPPLEEWMIRDNPCEFTDDYLTGIEIVDLEHQQLFCIVERAYQLVKSNDVITCYDELLSIIHELTEYTVTHFADEEAYMEKIGYEGLAAQKNAHASFVARLESINLIELDENPQKYMESLIEFLLGWLINHILYSDKKIPVQA, encoded by the coding sequence ATGTTCCAATTTACAGATGACTGCCTGATCGGGATCAAGGAGCTGGACGACGAGCACCGCCGTCTGTTCTCATTGATCAATCAGGCTATGGATGTACTCAACCATACCGATTCCAACGACCGCTGCACCCAGATCACCCATCTGCTGGAGGAGCTGACGCGGTATGCCGATACCCATTTTGCACATGAGGAGGCTTACATGGAGCAGATCCGCGATCCGGAGCTGATCCGTCAGCGCATGCAGCACTCTCTTTTCCGCGACAAAATCCGCGATTTTTCCTTTGCAGACATCGATGACCCCGGAAAGCAGCAGCAGGTTGTCACCGATCTTTTGAATTTCCTTGCCAAATGGCTGTATCACCATATTCTCGGAAGCGACATCATGATCGGCAAGCTGCCGCCGTTAGAGGAATGGATGATCCGCGACAACCCGTGTGAATTCACAGACGATTATCTGACCGGCATTGAAATAGTTGATTTGGAGCATCAGCAGCTCTTTTGCATCGTGGAGCGCGCCTATCAGCTGGTAAAATCCAACGACGTCATTACGTGCTACGATGAGCTTTTATCTATCATTCACGAACTCACGGAATATACCGTAACCCACTTTGCCGACGAAGAGGCTTACATGGAGAAGATCGGTTATGAGGGGCTTGCCGCACAGAAAAATGCGCACGCTTCCTTCGTCGCCAGACTTGAGAGCATCAACCTGATCGAGCTGGACGAAAATCCGCAAAAATATATGGAGAGCCTGATCGAATTTCTGCTTGGATGGCTGATCAACCATATCCTCTATTCCGACAAAAAGATTCCTGTCCAGGCATAA
- the dnaJ gene encoding molecular chaperone DnaJ → MADKRDYYEVLGVSKTASDDEIKKAFRTLAKKYHPDMHPGDKECEEKFKEAQEAYAVLSDAEKRKQYDQFGHAAFDGTGGGAGGFDFSGMDMGDIFGDIFGDFFGGGSRRRTNDGPMKGSNLRTSVRITFEEAIFGCEKEIEMVLKDECHTCHGTGAKPGTTPETCPKCGGKGKVVFTQQSFFGTVQNVQTCPDCGGSGKIIKDKCPDCRGTGYIASKKKIQVSIPAGIDNGQSVRIREKGEPGINGGPRGDLLVEVVVSRHPTLQRQDMNIYSTAQISFAQAALGGEIRIHTVDGDVLYEVKPGTQTNTRIRLKGKGVPSLRNKSVRGDHYVDLVVQTPTGLSADAKEALRQFDALTGDSLNRTGAQDGAGSSDKQEKPKKKKGFMDKIKESLDDI, encoded by the coding sequence ATGAGGTCTTGGGTGTAAGCAAGACCGCATCGGACGATGAGATCAAGAAAGCATTCCGTACTCTTGCCAAAAAGTATCATCCCGACATGCACCCTGGGGATAAAGAGTGTGAAGAAAAGTTCAAGGAAGCACAGGAAGCCTATGCAGTGCTTTCCGATGCAGAGAAGAGAAAGCAGTACGATCAGTTTGGTCATGCAGCGTTTGACGGCACCGGTGGCGGAGCGGGCGGATTCGATTTCTCCGGCATGGATATGGGAGACATTTTTGGAGACATTTTTGGAGATTTCTTTGGCGGTGGTTCCAGAAGAAGAACAAATGATGGTCCTATGAAGGGCTCCAACTTAAGAACCAGTGTCCGCATCACATTTGAGGAGGCAATCTTCGGATGTGAGAAAGAGATTGAGATGGTGTTAAAGGATGAGTGCCATACCTGCCATGGAACAGGTGCAAAGCCGGGGACAACGCCGGAGACCTGTCCGAAGTGTGGCGGTAAGGGAAAGGTTGTATTTACACAGCAGTCTTTCTTTGGCACGGTGCAGAATGTGCAGACCTGTCCGGACTGTGGCGGTTCCGGAAAGATCATCAAAGACAAGTGCCCGGATTGCCGGGGTACCGGATACATTGCAAGCAAGAAAAAGATTCAGGTGTCGATTCCGGCAGGTATCGACAACGGACAGAGCGTCCGTATCCGGGAGAAGGGCGAGCCGGGAATCAACGGCGGACCGAGAGGCGATCTGCTCGTAGAGGTTGTCGTATCGAGACATCCGACCCTGCAGCGGCAGGATATGAATATTTATTCCACCGCACAGATTTCCTTTGCCCAGGCAGCACTTGGCGGAGAGATCCGTATTCATACGGTGGACGGAGATGTGTTGTATGAAGTGAAGCCTGGAACACAGACGAACACAAGAATTCGTCTGAAAGGAAAAGGTGTGCCGTCGCTCCGCAACAAATCGGTTCGCGGCGATCACTATGTGGATCTGGTGGTACAGACACCGACCGGGCTTTCCGCAGACGCAAAGGAGGCGTTACGTCAGTTTGATGCGCTGACGGGTGATTCCTTAAACCGAACCGGCGCCCAGGACGGGGCAGGTTCTTCCGATAAGCAGGAGAAGCCTAAGAAAAAGAAGGGATTCATGGATAAGATCAAAGAATCCCTGGACGATATTTAA